Within Bdellovibrionales bacterium, the genomic segment AAATCCTTCTCCTTGATCTACCTGGGAACGGAACAAAATATCACCTTACTACGCCGACGAACGTAGAAGAAATCATTGAGGATCTGAGAGAAGAGGTTCGCAGATCGGTAGGAAGGACGCCTTTTCATTTTTTGGGAATGTCTTTGGGAGCAATGGTTGGCCTCAAATGGGCTGAAAGCTGGCCTGAATCTTTTCATTCGCTCATTGCAGTGAATCCAAGTCTTAGGCAATGCTCCAAGCCTTGGCAGCGTTTGAGGCCGCAATCGCTTGTCGGAATCACGGCTGCTATTTTTGCCCAGGATGCCTTCAGCCGAGAGAAGATTATTCTCCACCTAACAAGCATGATGAATTCCAACAAGCACCAGGAACTTGCACAGACTTTTGCTGATTTTGATTTGCGGTGGCCACCCAAAAGACTGAATTTTTTGCGACAAATTGCATTGGCGTCCCGAATACAATTGACGAAGCCTGTGGATGTCCCAATGGCTATTTTTGCTTCCGCACAGGATCACCTCGTTTCTTCTGTTTGCTCCATCAATATGGCAAGGGCCTTCTCATCACATCTTGAGGTGCATCCCACTGCTGGCCATGATCTCGTCTTAGATGATCCTGATTGGGTTTTAAACAAAATAAGTTCATTTATTTTTCAGTTGGAAAGGAAGGTCTAAAGCGTGCAATTTTCTCATCTCCTATTTCCGAGCGAGTGACGACGGTCAAAAAATCAATACATTGAAATTCTTCATCCCAGGCTGGTGGTCCGGCAATTTTTGCACCCATCCTCAAATATCCCTTGAGAAGGGGTGGAAGCAGATTCCGAGCTCTTCTTCTGTCAATTTCGGATAGATTCGATGCGACCGGGTGGATGAGTTCATTTAGACCCTTCATCCGGAATTTAGCTGTTGGAAAAACGGGGTTATCGACGAGAGCTTTCCTGTCGAAGGCGAGATATTTGTAGACGAGGGCCGCCTCTTCAATTGACGAGATCTTAATACTTGAACAACCAAACAGAAGTTGTGCTCCGGTTGACTCCATATAGTCTGCAACGCCACGCCAGAGGAGAGAGATGACGGATCCAGTTCGGAAATCGCTATGAATACAAGCGCGGCCCAGTTCCAGGTGTGGACC encodes:
- a CDS encoding alpha/beta hydrolase codes for the protein MGISKPWVLLRGLMRHSGHWSTFGEKLQQQYPSSKILLLDLPGNGTKYHLTTPTNVEEIIEDLREEVRRSVGRTPFHFLGMSLGAMVGLKWAESWPESFHSLIAVNPSLRQCSKPWQRLRPQSLVGITAAIFAQDAFSREKIILHLTSMMNSNKHQELAQTFADFDLRWPPKRLNFLRQIALASRIQLTKPVDVPMAIFASAQDHLVSSVCSINMARAFSSHLEVHPTAGHDLVLDDPDWVLNKISSFIFQLERKV
- a CDS encoding GNAT family N-acetyltransferase gives rise to the protein MSELLMRVSESLKWNSRRLNSFVAKVPLFQELDKFEIRVAERSDELRESFRLRHDIFFGELAGIRRLGGLDIDRFDMLCDHLIIVHKPTQQIVGTYRLNCSLFSNSFYSCREFEMDELLRLPGPHLELGRACIHSDFRTGSVISLLWRGVADYMESTGAQLLFGCSSIKISSIEEAALVYKYLAFDRKALVDNPVFPTAKFRMKGLNELIHPVASNLSEIDRRRARNLLPPLLKGYLRMGAKIAGPPAWDEEFQCIDFLTVVTRSEIGDEKIARFRPSFPTEK